The Halomicrobium zhouii region TCTACTGCCGACTGTGCGAGGAGGTCTGTCCCGTCGACGCCATCATCCTGACGCAGAACTTCGAGTTCACCGCGGACACGAAGGACGACTTCGCGTACAACAAGGAACAGCTGAAGAACGTTCCCTGGTACAAGGACATCGACCCGCTCGCGTCGCGCGAACCGGACCGCGGTGTCTGGATCGGTGAAGGGGAAGGCGAAGTCGACTATCAGTAACCGTTCGACCGCGAACGGAGTGAGCGGTCGGTTTTTGGTCCAGATTTTTCGAGGAGCGGGTCGCGGGCCGACGGCCCGCGACCGCACGAGTTGGCGGCGAAGCCGCCAACCGGTTCCCGCAGCGAACGGAGTGAGCGAGGAAACCCGACGAAGAAAAAGGTGGGTTGTGATATTCTCCCGTTAATTGTTAGTATGGTGGCCAGAGGCGGTGCTCTGCCGAGACGAAAGAGGAATCTTCAAAAGCGCGCCGAAAGGAGACACAAACAACAATGGCACCACTGCTGGAGACAATGACGTTCGTGCTGTTCGCGGCAGTCACCATCGCGAGCAGCTTAGGCGTCGTGCTCGTCAGGGACGTCTGGCACTCGGCGCTCTTGCTGGGCGTGGCGCTGCTGAGCGTCGCAGTCCACTTCGTGATGGTAAATGCGCCGTTCGTCGCGGCGATGCAGATCCTGGTGTACGTCGGGGGAGTCCTGATCCTCATCAGCTTCGCCGTCATGCTCACGCGCCCCGACCAGGGCGCCGTCGAGGTGACGCCATGACGCGCCCGCGCCTGCGGACGGGACGGCACCTCGTGCCGGGGCTGGCGGCCGTCGCGCTGTTCGTCGTGTTCGCCACCGTCTTCCTTGGGTCGTCGTTTCCCGAAGCGGCCGGCTTCGGCGCGGACGCGGCCATCATGAAGAGCCTGGGTGCCGCACTCATCGGCGTCGAGGCGAGCGCCATCGTCGGGGAGGGAGCGGCCGTCCCCAGCGAGGGATTCCTCGTCTCGTTCATCGTCATCGCCGTCGCACTCGACGCGGCGCTCGACGGCTCACTCATGCTGGCACGGCGCGAGGAGGCCGGCGAGAACGTCACCGTCGGCACGGACGTTGCCGGGGCCGAAGAGTCGCCCGCGACCGCGACCGACGGCGGCGTCTCCGGGGGTGAGAACCGATGATGCCGGCCGAGTACTATCTCGTCCTCTCCGCGGCCGTCTTCTGTATCGGCCTGTTCGGCATCCTGACTCGCGAGAACGCGCTCATCTTCCTGATGTCCGTCGAGCTGATGCTCAACGCGGCGAACATCAACCTGGTCGCCTTCTCGGCCCAGTACGGTAACCTGACCGGGCAGGTGTTCAGCCTGTTCACGATGGGGCTGGCGGCCGCCGAGGTGGCTATCGGCATCGGCATCATCCTGGTCCTGTACCGCAACTTCTCCGACGTGAACGTCACCGACGCGACGACGATGAGGTGGTAAGATGGCAGGAGCATTCACATACGCGCCCGCGATCGCGGCGCTCCCGTTCGTATCGTTCCTCGTTGCACTGTTCCTCGGCGACCGGATGCCCAAGGGCGGCGCGCTCGCTGGCATCGCGGCCACAGCCGGGTCGCTACTGCTGTCGGCGTGGGTGGCGCTGACCGTCGCTGGCGGGGCGACGTACAACCAGACGCTATACACCTTCGTCGAGGGGATCGACACCTTCGAGCTCACGCTCGGAATTCTCATCGACCCGCTGACGGCTCTGATGTTGCTGATCGTCTCGCTGATCGCCTTCCTCGTCCACGTCTTCTCGCTGGGCTACATGAACGACGAGGGCGAGACGGGCCTGCCCCGGTACTACGCCGGCCTTGGCCTGTTCACGTTCTCGATGCTCTCGTTCGTCTACGCGAGCAACATCCTCATGGCCTTCATGTTCTTCGAACTGGTGGGGCTGTGTTCGTTCCTCCTCATCGGGTTCTGGTTCCGCGAGGCGGCCCCGCCGAGCGCCGCGAAGAAGGCGTTCCTGGTCACCCGCTTCGGTGACTACTTCTTCCTCGTCGGTGTCGTCGGCATCTTCGCCACGTTCGGCACGGGCGCCTTCGCGGGCGCGGAGTCGTTCCCGGCCATCGCCGAGCAAGCGCTCAACGGCGAGGCCGAGGTGACGACGTTCTTCGGCATGGACCCGCAGACCTGGTTCACGGTGCTCGGCCTGCTCGTCCTCGGCGGCGTGATGGGCAAGTCGGCGCAGTTCCCGCTGCACACGTGGCTCCCCGACGCGATGGAGGGCCCGACGCCCGTCTCGGCGCTCATCCACGCGGCGACGATGGT contains the following coding sequences:
- a CDS encoding NADH-quinone oxidoreductase subunit J, whose amino-acid sequence is MAPLLETMTFVLFAAVTIASSLGVVLVRDVWHSALLLGVALLSVAVHFVMVNAPFVAAMQILVYVGGVLILISFAVMLTRPDQGAVEVTP
- the nuoK gene encoding NADH-quinone oxidoreductase subunit NuoK, which translates into the protein MMPAEYYLVLSAAVFCIGLFGILTRENALIFLMSVELMLNAANINLVAFSAQYGNLTGQVFSLFTMGLAAAEVAIGIGIILVLYRNFSDVNVTDATTMRW
- a CDS encoding proton-conducting membrane transporter, with the translated sequence MTRPRLRTGRHLVPGLAAVALFVVFATVFLGSSFPEAAGFGADAAIMKSLGAALIGVEASAIVGEGAAVPSEGFLVSFIVIAVALDAALDGSLMLARREEAGENVTVGTDVAGAEESPATATDGGVSGGENR